The Mobula birostris isolate sMobBir1 chromosome 6, sMobBir1.hap1, whole genome shotgun sequence genome has a window encoding:
- the prkra gene encoding interferon-inducible double-stranded RNA-dependent protein kinase activator A homolog — MSEERFTAASKRSSACFSLDQVIASKPGKTPISLLQEYCTKHGKTPQYELVKSEGQAHLPSFTFRASVGEVSCQGQGQSKKAAKHKAAAAVLAVLNGGNPQESIYDGISYTLQDPEPTTPSKKSQNPPNPIGALQELVVQKGWRLPDYSIAEELGPPHKREFAIVCKVETFAETGCGTSKKSAKRVAATKMMAKLQNIPEGWNGEEDLKPESISLSNLKIDCAENSGNEWNASRGNVMVTTWDLIKKSPGEKINQLKRNPLSIPNTDYTQMLGEVVEEQGFGVTYLDIDELTVNGQYQCLAELSTLPVTVCHGTGISRGNAHNEAAHNALQYMKILAGRN; from the exons ATGTCTGAGGAGAGGTTTACAGCCGCGTCCAAAAGGAGCTCTGCATGTTTCAG TTTGGACCAAGTGATTGCTTCAAAACCTGGGAAGACTCCTATCAGCTTGTTGCAGGAATACTGCACGAAACATGGTAAAACTCCACAGTACGAGCTTGTAAAATCTGAGGGTCAAGCCCACCTGCCCAGCTTCACCTTCAGAGCGTCAGTGGGAGAAGTGAGCTGCCAAG GCCAGGGTCAGAGCAAGAAGGCAGCAAAGCAcaaagcagcagcagcagttctggCTGTACTGAATGGAGGAAATCCACAAGAATCTATTTATGATGGTATAAG CTATACTTTACAAGATCCAGAACCCACTACTCCCTCAAAGAAGTCTCAAAATCCTCCCAACCCTATTGGTGCACTTCAG GAACTGGTGGTACAGAAAGGGTGGAGACTTCCAGATTACAGCATTGCTGAAGAATTGGGACCTCCTCACAAGAGAGAATTTGCAATCGTTTGCAAGGTAGAAACATTTGCTGAAACAG GTTGTGGAACTTCAAAGAAATCAGCAAAACGGGTTGCTGCAACAAAGATGATGGCCAAGCTACAGAATATTCCTgaaggttggaatggggaagaagACTTAAAACCTGAAAGCATTTCTTTG TCAAACCTCAAGATTGATTgtgctgagaactctggaaatgaATGGAATGCTTCAAGGGGAAATGTGATGGTGACCACCTGGGACCTTATTAAAAAGTCACCTggagaaaaaataaatcagctgaAGAGAAATCCACTCAGCATTCCCAATACTGATTATACTCAGATGTTAGGAGAAGTGGTGGAAGAACAAGGATTTGGTGTCACCTACCTGGATATAG ATGAACTAACTGTGAATGGTCAGTATCAGTGTTTGGCTGAACTTTCAACTCTACCAGTTACAGTGTGCCATGGTACTGGAATTTCCCGTGGTAATGCTCACAATGAGGCTGCCCACAATGCACTGCAGTACATGAAGATATTGGCTGGAAGAAATTAG